In Achromobacter pestifer, the DNA window TGGAGATGACGCGCCGCGCCAGCACGGAAGGGGGCACCACGTTCCATGAATTCATGGGCTGGACCTTCCAGAACCAGCACATGGTGGTCTATCTGTACCTGATGGCGCTGCTGCTGGCGCTGGCCACGCTGTTCGTGTCCACCCGGCTGATCCGCATGCCCGTCGGACGCGCATGGGAAGCGCTGCGCGAGGACGAGATCGCCTGCCGTTCGCTGGGATTGAATCCCACGCGCATCAAGCTGTCCGCGTTCACGCTGGGCGCCATGTTCGCTGGTTTCGGCGGCGCCTTCTTCGCGGCGCGCCAGGGCATGGTGAACCCGGAGTCCTTCACCTTCATCGAATCCGCGCTGATCCTGGCCATCGTGGTGCTGGGCGGCATGGGCTCGCAGGTGGGCGTGATCCTGGCGGCCGTGCTGCTGACGGTGCTGCCGGAAGTGGCGCGCGAATTCGCCGAGTACCGGATGCTGATGTTCGGCTTGGTGATGGTATTGATGATGATGTGGCGTCCGCAGGGGTTGTTGCCCATGAAGCGTCCCCACGTGGAGCTGGCTAAATGAGCGAGGCATTGCTGAAAGTATCCGGACTGACCATGCGGTTCGGCGGCCTGTTGGCCGTGGACAGCGTGGCGTTCGAAGTCAAATCCGACGAGGTGTTCGCCATCATCGGCCCCAATGGGGCGGGCAAGACCACGGTGTTCAACTGCGTGGGCGGCTTTTATGCGCCGACGGCGGGCGACATCACCATGGACGGCAAGTCCATCACTGGTTTGCCCAGCCACAAGGTGGCGCGCCACGGGCTGGTGCGCACGTTCCAGAACGTGCGCCTGTTCAAGCAGCTCACCGTGCTGGAAAACCTGCTGGTCGCGCAGCACACCCAGGTGGAATCGCGGCTCCTGCCGGGCCTGCTCAAGCTCAAGTCCTATCGCCAGTCCGAGACCGACGCGCTAGCGCGCGCGGCGCAATGGCTGGATTTCATGGGCCTGCGCGAGTTCGCCAACCGCGAAGCGGGCAATCTGGCCTACGG includes these proteins:
- the livG gene encoding high-affinity branched-chain amino acid ABC transporter ATP-binding protein LivG; protein product: MSEALLKVSGLTMRFGGLLAVDSVAFEVKSDEVFAIIGPNGAGKTTVFNCVGGFYAPTAGDITMDGKSITGLPSHKVARHGLVRTFQNVRLFKQLTVLENLLVAQHTQVESRLLPGLLKLKSYRQSETDALARAAQWLDFMGLREFANREAGNLAYGHQRRLEIARCMITKPRLLMLDEPAAGLNPHEKRDLQSLIDQLRREFGVAVLLIEHDMSLIMGISDRILVMEHGKPITTGTPEQVRNDERVIKAYLGEE